In Tripterygium wilfordii isolate XIE 37 chromosome 23, ASM1340144v1, whole genome shotgun sequence, one genomic interval encodes:
- the LOC119992697 gene encoding MATH domain and coiled-coil domain-containing protein At3g58370-like, producing MASLEIDHGPGIRSYKRDFHPAHYMFKIVSLSTVEVEKYESGIFEVGGHKWSLAFYPTGNKNMNGNGYISLYLVIKDTVKLPACWEVNVSFRLFLFDQIRDNYLTIEAANGEISRFHATKTECGFAQFVSIKSFHDASNGYLVGDACIIGAEVFVVQSSRKQDALFMIKSPPNNIMTWTLTKFSTLHDDYDLSEVFTIEESKCCRFMIYPNGYGLGKGKYLSIFLHCVETVSQYRNMKVYVEFKMRIKKLARSSSPLEFNAKHWFSTSEDWGFYTFVSLVDLRDPNKGLIENDCLTIEAEIIAISKAKGFT from the exons ATGGCAAGTCTGGAGATTGATCATGGACCTG GCATCAGAAGTTACAAAAGGGACTTTCACCCTGCTCACTACATGTTTAAAATAGTGTCACTATCTACGGTAGAGGTTGAAAAATATGAATCTGGTATTTTTGAAGTAGGAGGGCACAAGTG GAGTTTGGCATTCTATCCAACTGGCAACAAGAACATGAATGGAAATGGTTATATTTCCCTTTACTTGGTAATTAAGGATACTGTAAAGCTTCCGGCTTGTTGGGAGGTTAATGTCAGCTTCAGATTGTTTCTCTTTGATCAGATTCGAGACAACTACTTGACTATTGAAG CTGCTAACGGAGAAATTAGTCGATTTCATGCGACCAAGACTGAATGTGGTTTTGCCCAATTTGTCTCCATCAAGTCTTTTCATGATGCGTCAAATGGATACCTTGTTGGTGACGCTTGTATAATTGGAGCAGAGGTTTTTGTTGTTCAAAGTAGTCGCAAACAAGATGCTCTTTTCATGATTAAGTCTCCTCCTAACAATATCATGACTTGGACGCTGACAAAATTTTCAACACTACATGATGACTATGACTTGTCTGAAGTGTTCACCATCGAAGAATCAAAATG TTGTCGATTTATGATTTATCCAAACGGTTATGGACTGGGAAAGGGCAAATACCTTTCCATTTTCCTCCACTGTGTTGAAACTGTCAGCCAATATCGGAACATGAAAGTATATGTCGAattcaagatgcgaataaaaaAACTTGCTCGAAGTTCCTCGCCCCTCGAATTTAATG CTAAACATTGGTTCTCTACAAGCGAAGACTGGGGTTTCTATACTTTTGTGTCACTGGTCGATCTCAGAGACCCGAACAAAGGTCTTATAGAGAATGACTGTTTGACAATTGAAGCTGAAATCATTGCTATATCAAAAGCGAAGGGTTTCACCTGA
- the LOC119993029 gene encoding putative AP2/ERF and B3 domain-containing protein Os01g0140700: MLKGIMQEFQQSQLTRDLVSLTNVRGMPLFPMEEDMQCMISNSEVSYSNSSTHQFPASKRGRCGGSTSKFKVVVPQQKWSLGAQIYANHQKIWLGTFKAVKEAPMAYDSAAVKLRS, from the exons ATGTTGAAAGGGATCATGCAAGAGTTTCAACAGTCGCAACTCACAAGGGATCTG GTGAGTTTGACCAATGTTCGGGGCATGCCCTT ATTTCCAATGGAAGAAGACATGCAGTGCATGATTTCAAATAGCGAAGTTTCGTATTCAAATAGCAGCACCCACCAGTTTCCTGCAAGCAAACGAGGAAGGTGTGGTGGCAGcacttcaaaattcaaagttgtgGTACCACAGCAAAAATGGTCATTGGGTGCACAAATATATGCTAATCACCAAAAAATCTGGCTTGGAACTTTCAAAGCTGTGAAGGAGGCACCTATGGCTTATGATAGCGCAGCAGTCAAACTCCGGAGTTGA